ACAACGGAACCAGCCCGACCCAGAACAGGACGTAGAACGCGCCCGCGGTCGGATTCCGGTCCAGGTCGGGACCGAGGAAGAGCCCGATGCCGAAGTAGCCGACGACCACCAGGCCCAGCAGGCGCAGCCCCCACCGCCACCCGGCCGAGTCGACCACCCGGCCGACCCGCTCGGGCAGCGGCCGGCCCGCCTCCGGGTCACCCAGCCTCGGCTCCCGCCAGAACGCCCCGAGCACGACAAACGAGATGACCAGGGCGAGCGCGGCTCCGGTCACCGCGAAGCCGAACGGAATAGGCAGATCCTGCCGGCCGCCGACCCCGTGCGCGAGCAGCTCGGGAAACGTACCGAGGGCGGGATCGCTCATCGGACCGGGGCGGGATCGCTCATCGGACCAGGAGCTGGAACAGCAGCAGACCGGTCTGGTGCGTCTCGACCTCGAACAGACCGTCCATGTCGGCCACGAACTCGACCGTGGCCGGCTGCCCGGCCATCAGGTCCGCGCCGACCTCGTACCCGTGCACATGCACCCGGTCCGCGACATCGCTGGTGACGGTGATCCTGACCTGCTGGTTCTTCTTCGCGTCCACCCGACCCGGCTGCGGCTGGGACCGCCCGCCGGTGATGGTGATGGCCACCTCGACCGGAGAACCCGGGTCGGCCGGCGCCTCGCTCGACCCGCAGCCGGTACCGGCGACGGAGAGCAGGATCGCACCGGTCAGCGCGGCCAGCGCGCGGCGGCGGCCGATAGCGGGCAACATCGACATCTCCCCTGACAGGCCGGTCCCGAGACGTTGGGAAGCGACTGTAGCGTCTTGCCGGGCACAGCGGAAGCCACCATGATGGGCCGATGCGATCGACCCGGATGGTTACCGTCCACGCGGCATGCCGCCTGCTCGCCGTCGTTCTCGGCGCTGCGGTCGCGCTCGTCGTGGCCGGGTCGCCGGCCTCCGCGCACGGACAGTTGGCGATCTCCGATCCGGTGGCCGGCGCCACTGTCTCGCAACCGAAGCAGGCGCTGGAGCTCTACTTCACCGAGGCGCCCGCGGCGAACGCGTACTTCACCGTGACCGCGCCGAGCGGCGTACGGGTCGACGCCGGTTGGCGGCCCGGCCTGGACAAACGACTCGACCGCCCGGTGACCGAGCTGTTCCTGGTCAACGGGAAGTGGGAGCCGCGCCTCTACCACACGGGCTACGCCGCGTTGGTGCAGGTGGCGCACTGGCCGGAGAAGGGTGAGTACACCGCCAGCTACCTCTCGGTCGCCTCGGACCGGGAACCGGTACGCGGCACGGTCAAGTTCACCTACTCCGGTACGCCGACCGCCGCACCGCAGGGCTGGAGCCCGCCAACCAACTCCGCCGATCCGGCGCTGGTGGCCGCCGCCGAGAACCCGGAGCCGCCGTCCTCGGCGAATCCCGGCAGCACCACCAGCACCCACACCACCGCGCCGCCCCCGCCACCCACCGGGAACGCCAGCGGCACCACCGGCGACAGTGGAGTGATGACCTGGTTGCTGCCGGTGTTGTTGCTGGTCGCGGTGGCGGCAATGGTCTTCCTGGTGGTTCGACCGAAACGGGGTGCCCGGATCAACACCGGCCCGGCGAACCGCCGTCGTCCGGCCACCTCCGCCGCCGCCCGACGAGCGGCGGCGGCCCGAAAGGCGGTCGCCAATCAGTCGGCGCGAAACACGCAGCCGTCCCGCAAACGCGGCGGCAACCGCTGACACGACAATCCCCGGCACCACCATTACCCGCGGTACACGCCGTTGTCGAATACGCGGATGATAACCGAAAGTCGTTGTCCCATAACGCTTTTCGTACGGGTCGGGGCGTGCACAAGATGTCGATCCACGCGGTAGGATTCTTCGCGGTCAACGCCAATCGGCGCCAACCGGTGCCGGCGGGACCGTCGCCTAATCGTCCATGGACGAACCGGGGAACCGAGTACCCGGGGTGAATCCGCGAAAGCGGTAGGGATCACTTCCATCCCGAACCCGTCAGCTAACCCGGTCGGCGACCAACGGAAGGATCCTGCATGACGGCACCCCTCCGCCGATGGTTCACCCCTGCCCTGGCTCTGCTCACCGCTTCCCTCCTGCTGGTGCCGTTCTCCGCCGCGGCCCAGGCCGCGCCCGCCACGCCACCGGCGCCGGCCGAGTCCGACGGCCAGCTGTTGAGCGAGGTCCTGGAGCAGACCGGCCGCCGCTTCCTCGACGCCAAGGCCGCGCTCGAGGCGTCAAAGAAGCGCCAGGGGGTTCTCGCCGCCGAACTCCAGAAGGCCGAGGCCCAGATCGAGGAGTTGACCCCACAGGTCACCGAGATCGCCACCCGCACCTACCGGACCGGAAAGCTCGGTGCGGTCTCGGTGCTGCTCAACAGCGCGTCACCGGACTCGTTCCTCCAACGGGCGGTCGCGCTCGACGAGATGAACGCGGTCAACGACCAGAAACTGCACGAACTCAACGCCGCTCGCGAACTGGCCGACCGTGCCAAGGCCCTGGCCGATGCCGAGGTCAAGGAGCAGGAGAAGCAGCAGGCCGTGATCGCCCGACAGAAGTCGGACGCCGAAAAGGCGTTCGCCCTGGTCGGCGGCAAAAAACTGACCAACGGCCTGGTCAGTGCCACCTCGGCGGTGGCCGCACCGGCACCGCGTACGGCCAGCGGTGGCTGGCCGAAGGAGTCGTGCAGCAAGAACGACCCGACCACCAGCGGCTGCATCACCCCGCGCACGCTGCACGCGTACAACGAGGTGAAGAAGGCCGGCTTCAACCTCTTCGTCGGCTGTCACCGCAACGGGGGGCCGTTCGAGCACCCCAAGGGCCGGGCCTGCGACTGGTCGCTGCTGAAGAGCGGCTTCGCCCCCGCGAGCACCAACGCGCAGAGGTTGTACGGCAACAACCTGACCGCGTTCCTGGTCCGCAACGCGGATCGCCTCGGCATCCTCTACGTGATCTGGTACAGGCAGATCTGGTTCCCGGCGACCGGCTGGCAGTCGTACAGCGGTGAGAGTGACCACACCGACCACGTACACATGTCCATGCTCTGATCCGACGCCCGGTCGACCCACGGCACCAGGCCCCCGCCCAGCCACGAAGCTGGGGACGGGGGCCT
The Micromonospora pisi DNA segment above includes these coding regions:
- a CDS encoding coiled-coil domain-containing protein, whose amino-acid sequence is MTAPLRRWFTPALALLTASLLLVPFSAAAQAAPATPPAPAESDGQLLSEVLEQTGRRFLDAKAALEASKKRQGVLAAELQKAEAQIEELTPQVTEIATRTYRTGKLGAVSVLLNSASPDSFLQRAVALDEMNAVNDQKLHELNAARELADRAKALADAEVKEQEKQQAVIARQKSDAEKAFALVGGKKLTNGLVSATSAVAAPAPRTASGGWPKESCSKNDPTTSGCITPRTLHAYNEVKKAGFNLFVGCHRNGGPFEHPKGRACDWSLLKSGFAPASTNAQRLYGNNLTAFLVRNADRLGILYVIWYRQIWFPATGWQSYSGESDHTDHVHMSML
- a CDS encoding copper resistance CopC family protein, with the protein product MRSTRMVTVHAACRLLAVVLGAAVALVVAGSPASAHGQLAISDPVAGATVSQPKQALELYFTEAPAANAYFTVTAPSGVRVDAGWRPGLDKRLDRPVTELFLVNGKWEPRLYHTGYAALVQVAHWPEKGEYTASYLSVASDREPVRGTVKFTYSGTPTAAPQGWSPPTNSADPALVAAAENPEPPSSANPGSTTSTHTTAPPPPPTGNASGTTGDSGVMTWLLPVLLLVAVAAMVFLVVRPKRGARINTGPANRRRPATSAAARRAAAARKAVANQSARNTQPSRKRGGNR